Proteins from one Nakamurella multipartita DSM 44233 genomic window:
- the prcA gene encoding proteasome subunit alpha, producing MSMPTIYASPEQFMRDRSEYARKGIARGRSVVVTLFEGGVLFVAENHSPALHKVSEIYDRIGFAAAGRYNEFENLRTAGIRLADVRGFSYDRKDVTGRWLANAYAQTIGSIFSEHQKPFEVEICVAEVGPPRPPRPAGAPPAADGSPGTGDQLYRISYDGSIVEERKFVVMGGVNEPVITALNASFRAGWDLPTALRAAVTALGSTGDNPPRELLPTQLEVAVLDRSAVGRTFRRIPAALLATLLAPPAAADVADAPAAEADPAEPDQG from the coding sequence GTGAGCATGCCGACGATCTACGCCTCTCCCGAACAGTTCATGCGGGACCGCTCGGAGTACGCCCGCAAGGGCATCGCCCGCGGCCGCAGCGTGGTGGTCACCCTGTTCGAGGGCGGTGTGCTGTTCGTCGCGGAGAACCACTCGCCGGCGCTGCACAAGGTCAGCGAGATCTACGACCGGATCGGCTTCGCCGCGGCCGGCCGGTACAACGAGTTCGAGAACCTGCGGACCGCCGGCATCCGGCTGGCCGACGTGCGGGGCTTCTCCTACGACCGCAAGGACGTCACCGGCCGCTGGTTGGCCAACGCCTACGCCCAGACCATCGGCTCGATCTTCTCCGAGCACCAGAAGCCGTTCGAGGTGGAGATCTGCGTGGCCGAGGTCGGCCCGCCGCGCCCGCCCCGGCCGGCCGGGGCGCCGCCCGCGGCGGACGGCTCGCCCGGCACCGGTGACCAGCTCTACCGCATCTCCTATGACGGTTCCATCGTCGAGGAGCGCAAGTTCGTCGTCATGGGCGGGGTCAACGAGCCGGTCATCACCGCGCTCAACGCCTCCTTCCGGGCCGGCTGGGACCTGCCGACGGCGCTGCGGGCCGCGGTGACCGCGCTCGGTTCCACCGGCGACAACCCGCCCCGCGAGCTGCTGCCCACCCAGCTGGAAGTCGCCGTGCTCGACCGCTCCGCGGTCGGCCGCACGTTCCGCCGCATCCCGGCCGCGCTGCTGGCCACCCTGCTCGCGCCGCCCGCGGCCGCCGACGTCGCCGACGCCCCGGCCGCCGAGGCGGACCCGGCCGAACCCGACCAGGGCTGA
- a CDS encoding aldo/keto reductase, with protein sequence MPDPIFSSPPTAHRRGRPRRARWALGTAVLGRPAYINTGSGSELPADRSVESYRAHTAVMLDAAVAAGVDWIDTARSYGRAEEFVGDWWRARAAADPRWADRAPTISSKWGYRYVGDWDMQAAVHEVKDHSLAHFRAQLALTRACLPRLNLYQVHSLTLDSPLFDDRPLLAALGELRDHGVAIGFSSSGPQQAEIIRRAMEIDVDGARLFSAVQATWNLLEPSAGPALREASRRELTVVVKESLANGRLVFNPPPALQAVARRHDAGIDAVALAAVAQQPWADRVLLGAAGVDQLHANLRADAVTLTEQDLAELAPAAMAPAGYWAQRSDLAWH encoded by the coding sequence GTGCCCGACCCGATCTTCAGCTCGCCCCCCACCGCCCATCGCCGGGGTCGCCCGCGCCGGGCCCGCTGGGCCCTGGGTACCGCCGTGCTCGGCCGGCCGGCCTACATCAACACCGGCAGCGGGTCCGAACTGCCAGCCGACCGGTCGGTGGAGTCCTACCGGGCGCACACCGCCGTCATGCTCGACGCCGCGGTGGCCGCCGGCGTCGACTGGATCGACACCGCCCGCTCCTACGGCCGGGCCGAGGAGTTCGTCGGCGACTGGTGGCGGGCCCGCGCGGCCGCCGACCCGCGGTGGGCCGACCGGGCCCCGACGATCTCCAGCAAGTGGGGCTACCGGTACGTCGGCGACTGGGACATGCAGGCCGCCGTGCACGAGGTCAAGGACCATTCGCTGGCTCACTTCCGGGCCCAGCTGGCCCTGACCCGCGCGTGCCTGCCCCGGCTGAACCTCTACCAGGTGCATTCGCTGACCCTGGATTCGCCGCTGTTCGACGACCGCCCGCTGCTGGCGGCGTTGGGCGAGCTGCGCGACCACGGGGTGGCGATCGGCTTCTCGTCCTCCGGCCCGCAGCAGGCCGAGATCATCCGGCGGGCGATGGAGATCGACGTCGACGGGGCGCGGCTGTTCTCCGCGGTGCAGGCCACCTGGAACCTGCTCGAACCCAGCGCCGGGCCGGCGCTGCGCGAGGCGTCCCGGCGGGAGCTGACCGTGGTCGTCAAGGAATCGCTGGCCAACGGCCGGCTGGTGTTCAACCCGCCACCGGCGCTGCAGGCGGTGGCCCGGCGGCACGACGCCGGCATCGACGCGGTCGCCCTGGCCGCGGTGGCCCAGCAGCCCTGGGCCGACCGGGTGCTGCTCGGCGCGGCCGGCGTCGACCAGCTGCACGCCAATCTGCGGGCCGACGCGGTCACGCTGACCGAGCAGGACCTGGCCGAGCTGGCCCCGGCGGCCATGGCCCCGGCCGGCTACTGGGCCCAGCGCTCGGACCTGGCCTGGCACTGA
- the prcB gene encoding proteasome subunit beta, producing MRPGSGSFTEFLAGAEPHLLPGRAGAQPAGAAPAVPHGTTIVALTCEQGVVVAGDRRATMGNIIAQRDIEKVFVADSHSAIGIAGTAGLAVEMVRLFRLELEHYEKIEGVRLSLDGKANRLATMIRGNLGMAMQGLAVVPLFAGVEEDPEVDPVKRGPGGGRIFSYDVAGGKYEEHDYYAVGSGSTFARSALKKRYNAAADLPGAVRTAVEALYDAADDDSATGGPDLTRRIFPVVVAITAQGAVRWSDDEVGVVAEAVVAGRMVNPGG from the coding sequence ATGCGGCCCGGCAGCGGGTCGTTCACCGAGTTCCTGGCCGGGGCGGAGCCGCATCTGTTGCCCGGCCGCGCGGGCGCTCAGCCGGCCGGGGCCGCTCCGGCCGTCCCGCACGGCACCACGATCGTCGCGCTGACCTGCGAGCAGGGCGTGGTGGTGGCCGGCGACCGGCGGGCCACCATGGGCAACATCATCGCCCAGCGGGACATCGAGAAGGTCTTCGTCGCCGACTCCCATTCGGCCATCGGCATCGCCGGCACCGCCGGGCTGGCCGTGGAGATGGTGCGGCTGTTCCGGCTGGAGCTGGAGCACTACGAGAAGATCGAGGGCGTCCGGCTGTCCCTGGACGGCAAGGCCAACCGGCTGGCCACGATGATCCGCGGCAACCTGGGCATGGCCATGCAGGGCCTGGCCGTGGTGCCGCTGTTCGCCGGGGTCGAGGAGGATCCCGAGGTCGACCCGGTCAAGCGCGGCCCCGGTGGGGGCCGCATCTTCTCCTACGACGTCGCCGGCGGGAAGTACGAGGAGCACGACTACTACGCGGTCGGTTCCGGCTCCACCTTCGCCCGGTCGGCGCTCAAGAAGCGGTACAACGCGGCGGCCGACCTGCCCGGTGCGGTGCGGACCGCGGTCGAGGCCCTGTACGACGCGGCCGACGACGACAGCGCCACCGGCGGTCCCGACCTGACCCGGCGGATCTTCCCGGTGGTGGTTGCGATCACCGCGCAGGGGGCCGTCCGCTGGTCCGACGACGAGGTGGGCGTGGTGGCCGAGGCCGTGGTGGCCGGCCGCATGGTCAACCCGGGCGGCTGA
- the dop gene encoding depupylase/deamidase Dop codes for MRRIMGTEVEYGISVPGEPGVNPVISSTQVVLAYAASVAAPRARRPRWDYEVESPLRDARGYDLSSLFGAAEPDVDDIGAANVILSNGARLYVDHAHPEFSAPEVTNPLDAVLYDKAGERVMETAARLAASLPGSKPIQMYKNNVDGKGASYGTHENYLCSRDTPFPAIIAGLTPFFTTRQVFAGAGRVGIGPAGQTEGFQLGQRSDYIEVEVGLETTLKRGIINTRDEPHADADKHRRLHVIIGDANLAEIATYLKVGTAALVLAMIESGWALPSVELAHPVAAVHQISHDPTLKVTVPLTDGRRLTGVDVQRAYHEAAAKYVEAEYGDDVDEQTRDVLDRWISVLDRLAHDPMDLASELDWPAKLRLLEGYRSRDGLAWGAGRLALIDLQYSDVRMDKGLYNRLVSRGSMQRLVTEEQVTAAMTDPPEDTRAYFRGRCVSKYADRLAAASWDSVIFDIGRESLVRIPTMEPTRGTKAHVGALLDAAADATELVDALTRR; via the coding sequence GTGCGTCGCATCATGGGCACCGAAGTCGAGTACGGCATTTCGGTGCCGGGCGAGCCGGGCGTGAACCCGGTGATCTCCTCCACCCAGGTGGTCCTGGCCTACGCCGCCTCGGTGGCCGCGCCCCGGGCCCGCCGGCCCCGGTGGGACTACGAGGTGGAATCGCCGCTGCGGGACGCCCGCGGGTACGACCTGTCCTCGCTGTTCGGGGCGGCCGAACCGGACGTGGACGACATCGGTGCGGCCAATGTGATCCTGTCCAACGGGGCCCGCCTGTACGTCGACCACGCCCACCCGGAGTTCTCCGCCCCCGAGGTGACCAACCCGCTGGACGCCGTGCTCTACGACAAGGCCGGCGAGCGGGTGATGGAGACGGCGGCCCGGCTGGCCGCCTCGCTGCCCGGGTCCAAGCCGATCCAGATGTACAAGAACAACGTCGACGGCAAGGGCGCCTCCTACGGCACCCACGAGAACTACCTGTGCAGCCGGGACACCCCGTTCCCGGCGATCATCGCCGGCCTCACCCCGTTCTTTACCACCCGGCAGGTCTTCGCCGGCGCCGGGCGGGTGGGCATTGGGCCGGCCGGGCAGACCGAGGGCTTCCAGCTCGGCCAGCGCAGCGACTACATCGAGGTCGAGGTCGGCCTGGAGACCACTCTCAAGCGCGGCATCATCAACACCCGCGACGAGCCGCACGCCGACGCCGACAAGCACCGCCGCCTGCACGTGATCATCGGGGACGCGAACCTGGCTGAGATCGCCACCTACCTCAAGGTCGGCACGGCAGCCCTGGTGCTGGCCATGATCGAGTCCGGCTGGGCGCTGCCGTCGGTCGAGCTGGCCCACCCGGTGGCGGCGGTGCACCAGATCTCGCACGACCCGACGCTCAAGGTCACCGTCCCGCTCACCGACGGCCGCCGGCTGACCGGGGTGGACGTGCAGCGGGCCTACCACGAGGCGGCGGCCAAGTACGTCGAGGCCGAGTACGGCGATGACGTCGACGAGCAGACCCGGGACGTGCTGGACCGCTGGATCAGCGTGCTGGACCGGCTGGCCCACGACCCGATGGACCTGGCCTCCGAGCTGGACTGGCCGGCCAAGCTGCGGCTGCTGGAGGGCTATCGCAGCCGCGACGGGCTGGCCTGGGGCGCCGGCCGGCTGGCCCTGATCGACCTGCAGTACTCCGACGTGCGGATGGACAAGGGTCTGTACAACCGGCTGGTCTCCCGCGGGTCGATGCAGCGGCTGGTCACCGAGGAGCAGGTGACCGCGGCGATGACCGATCCGCCCGAGGACACCCGCGCCTACTTCCGCGGCCGCTGCGTGTCCAAGTACGCCGACCGCCTGGCCGCGGCGTCCTGGGACTCGGTCATCTTCGACATCGGCCGGGAATCGCTGGTGCGCATCCCGACCATGGAGCCCACCCGGGGCACCAAGGCGCACGTGGGGGCCCTGCTGGACGCCGCCGCGGACGCGACCGAACTGGTCGACGCACTCACCCGCCGGTGA
- a CDS encoding FUSC family protein gives MDPAPSSTARDGTDATSLEVIRRRWDALRTGRQRRHRSIGELLEIDRGVIVQTVKVAVSAGLSWALAQWWLDSPAPIWAPITASLIALLTVRASIRDAAEKVLAVTLGILVAIWLGSIIGLHAWSIALIVAIGFLAGKVLRLGPGAAAQIPINGLFVLALGSSGIEQRFLDTLIGAGVAVVVNFVIIPPNHVAAATRAVATLADGVVDAMSTMATGIGRPWPSRDAMAWLLDARALGRLSAGAEGEVGKAAQSLSLHPTRASWAASMTRLRQANETLQVVELQCRTIARTVRDLSVKIPERDGRQLPMPMASAMLLATADAVEAFAHTVLRAERGASVEVIAGPAHRAITIARERIEAINTDLGDMLAANLSRGVFLSALVVETGRVLDELDAGLAALDSD, from the coding sequence ATGGATCCCGCACCGTCTTCCACCGCCCGGGACGGGACCGACGCGACCTCGCTGGAAGTGATCCGTCGCCGCTGGGACGCCCTGCGCACCGGCCGCCAGCGGCGGCACCGCTCGATCGGCGAGCTGCTGGAGATCGACCGGGGCGTCATCGTGCAGACCGTCAAGGTGGCCGTCTCAGCCGGTCTGTCCTGGGCACTGGCCCAGTGGTGGCTGGATTCGCCGGCGCCCATCTGGGCCCCGATCACCGCGTCCCTGATCGCCCTGCTGACCGTCCGCGCGTCGATCCGGGACGCCGCCGAGAAGGTGCTGGCGGTCACCCTGGGCATCCTGGTGGCGATCTGGTTGGGCAGCATCATCGGCCTGCACGCCTGGTCGATCGCGCTGATCGTGGCCATCGGCTTCCTGGCCGGCAAAGTGCTGCGCCTGGGCCCGGGCGCGGCCGCGCAGATCCCGATCAACGGGCTGTTCGTGCTGGCCCTGGGCAGCTCCGGGATCGAGCAGCGGTTCCTGGACACACTGATCGGCGCGGGCGTCGCGGTCGTCGTCAACTTCGTCATCATCCCGCCCAACCACGTCGCCGCGGCCACCCGGGCGGTAGCCACTCTGGCCGACGGCGTGGTCGACGCGATGAGCACCATGGCCACCGGGATCGGTCGGCCCTGGCCCTCCCGGGACGCGATGGCCTGGCTGCTCGACGCCCGGGCGCTGGGCCGGCTGTCGGCCGGCGCCGAGGGTGAGGTGGGCAAGGCCGCCCAGTCGTTGTCGCTGCATCCGACCCGCGCGTCCTGGGCGGCGTCGATGACCCGGCTGCGGCAGGCCAACGAGACCCTGCAGGTCGTCGAGCTGCAGTGCCGCACCATTGCCCGGACCGTGCGGGACCTGTCGGTGAAGATTCCCGAGCGGGACGGCCGGCAATTGCCGATGCCGATGGCCTCGGCCATGCTGCTGGCCACCGCCGACGCGGTGGAGGCGTTTGCCCACACCGTGCTGCGGGCCGAACGCGGCGCATCCGTCGAGGTCATCGCCGGCCCGGCGCACCGCGCCATCACCATCGCCCGGGAGCGGATCGAGGCGATCAACACCGATCTGGGCGACATGCTGGCCGCCAACCTGTCCCGCGGGGTGTTCCTGAGCGCGCTGGTCGTCGAGACCGGCCGCGTCCTGGACGAGCTGGACGCGGGGCTGGCCGCCCTGGACAGCGACTGA
- a CDS encoding RNA polymerase sigma factor, translating to MIGSDQDTVTTATSVSAETAESAEGQGATAPTGPTGPTGPAAPTAPPATRGTTPEGLRRRDVGDLVVRAGTAFEEYRNGVPGAIDTLVRLVSPMLWHTARQCGLSAAEAEDVVQQTFMSLVRSKDSISDPLAVVRWLTVSLRRLAWRERANSAKRSGEEPTDEDLPRAPSAEHAAVLTDQQRRLWALVSEMSERCRRLLAVIAFAPRPDYATIAVDLGIPVGSIGPTRGRCLAKLRARLDGGDWT from the coding sequence GTGATCGGCTCTGACCAGGACACCGTGACCACCGCGACGTCTGTCTCCGCTGAGACCGCCGAGTCTGCCGAGGGCCAGGGGGCGACAGCGCCGACCGGGCCGACCGGGCCGACCGGACCGGCAGCGCCCACAGCCCCACCGGCCACCCGGGGGACCACTCCGGAGGGACTGCGGCGCCGGGATGTCGGCGATCTCGTAGTCCGCGCCGGCACCGCCTTCGAGGAGTACCGCAACGGGGTGCCCGGGGCCATCGACACCCTGGTCCGCCTGGTCAGCCCCATGCTCTGGCACACCGCCCGGCAGTGCGGCCTGTCCGCCGCCGAGGCCGAGGACGTCGTCCAGCAGACGTTCATGTCCCTGGTCCGCAGCAAGGACAGCATCAGCGACCCGTTGGCCGTGGTCCGCTGGCTGACCGTGAGCCTGCGCCGGCTGGCCTGGCGGGAACGCGCGAACAGTGCCAAGCGTTCCGGTGAGGAACCCACCGACGAGGACCTGCCCCGGGCGCCGTCCGCCGAACACGCCGCCGTGCTGACCGACCAGCAACGACGACTGTGGGCGCTGGTCTCCGAGATGTCCGAACGCTGCCGGCGCCTGCTGGCGGTCATCGCCTTCGCACCACGACCTGATTACGCCACCATCGCGGTGGATCTGGGCATACCGGTGGGTTCCATCGGTCCGACACGAGGCCGCTGTCTGGCGAAGCTGCGGGCCCGACTCGACGGGGGAGACTGGACATGA
- a CDS encoding ubiquitin-like protein Pup: protein MAQERTTRQGGGDGDDDAAGADAAGQERREKLAAETDDILDEIDDVLESNAEDFVRSYVQKGGQ from the coding sequence ATGGCCCAGGAGCGGACCACTCGGCAAGGCGGCGGGGACGGCGACGACGACGCCGCCGGCGCCGATGCAGCCGGTCAGGAACGACGCGAGAAGCTGGCCGCGGAAACCGACGACATCCTCGACGAGATCGACGACGTCCTGGAGTCCAACGCCGAGGACTTCGTCCGGTCGTATGTGCAGAAGGGTGGCCAGTGA
- a CDS encoding CHAT domain-containing protein: MTTSGSPAAPTAAELWAQARGHVDLGRPDTGYRLGGRALARLGHERLPADVAGALRARILITMADAQVELGQIEPATSLLDAAVAASPSTLPVVQASRGVLLARTGRLAAAGEQFDAAVEALARAGGSRHNLIRARLWRGMLHLAEARLDAAEIDCQAAADLGRQAGLDAAVVIATHNLGLVKYVSGDLPGALQEMTRAQELSAQVRPGVRALDRARVLLAAGLLAEAQEVAEQAERHFAAERSRVELADTLLVTAEIDLLAGDADAARSAARRAARTFAAAHHARGVLTARVMETRAQAQVRAGRRPPSPRRARADAELADALARTLLDNGMVEDARAVRLLQAQALLEVGDLAGAEQAAGLAAELGRATTRVGRSRSRAPRLPLIATELHTRVVNARVEFAQGNRSAGLLHIRRGLDELAAYQARFGSQDLQSASAVHGLELTRLGLRTALQTRSPAAILQWLERSRAASTRLAAVRPSADGVLAQELSQLRVATFRARQAQLAGEPDPDLENEVDQLRRRVRSRSWLVGGSGAVNRPLTLAAVQRRLATAGGHHGGPGGVSIVAPFRGAGRFHALVITARSARYLQLGPDFGLESTLNRIIGDLNILADHRVLAPLRRVARTSLESGLNRVAEYIAAPVEPLVDDGPVIVAAAGSAAIVPWALLPGLSGRAISVSPSVTAAVAGMGRTAEEFRHGVLAVAGPEVPHGIQEAQVVSEVYSSCPSDGPTELLVGEAATGRAVLDAIPHGGLVHIAAHGHHEPDNPLFSGVLLADGLLYGYDVAPNPALPSQVVLSSCDVGRTDDRPGGEPLGLVAALLRSGVSTVVAGTSRISDRVAAAVMTAYHQRLYKGESPAIALAGAIKTAAETEDDPAPFTCFGAGL; the protein is encoded by the coding sequence GTGACGACGAGCGGCTCACCAGCGGCACCGACCGCCGCCGAGCTGTGGGCCCAGGCGCGCGGACACGTCGATCTGGGCCGGCCCGACACCGGCTACCGGCTCGGCGGCCGGGCGTTGGCCCGGCTCGGCCACGAGCGGCTCCCGGCCGACGTCGCCGGGGCGCTGCGGGCCCGCATCCTGATCACCATGGCCGACGCCCAGGTCGAACTGGGCCAGATCGAGCCGGCCACCTCCCTGCTGGACGCCGCGGTCGCGGCCAGCCCGTCGACCCTGCCGGTGGTGCAGGCGTCCCGGGGAGTGCTCCTGGCCCGCACCGGGCGGCTGGCCGCCGCCGGCGAACAGTTCGATGCCGCCGTCGAGGCGTTGGCGCGGGCCGGCGGATCGCGGCACAACCTGATCCGGGCCCGGTTGTGGCGCGGGATGCTGCACCTGGCCGAGGCCCGCCTGGACGCCGCCGAGATCGACTGCCAGGCCGCCGCCGACCTGGGCCGGCAGGCCGGTCTGGACGCAGCCGTCGTCATCGCCACCCACAATCTCGGCCTGGTCAAGTACGTCTCGGGCGATCTGCCCGGCGCGCTGCAGGAGATGACCCGGGCGCAGGAGCTGAGCGCGCAGGTCCGCCCCGGCGTCCGCGCCCTCGATCGGGCCCGGGTCCTGCTCGCGGCCGGGCTGCTGGCCGAGGCCCAGGAGGTCGCCGAGCAGGCCGAACGGCACTTCGCCGCGGAGCGCTCCCGGGTCGAGCTGGCCGACACCCTGCTGGTCACCGCCGAGATCGACCTGCTCGCCGGCGACGCGGACGCCGCCCGGTCGGCGGCCCGCCGGGCCGCGCGAACCTTCGCCGCCGCCCATCACGCGCGAGGGGTGCTCACCGCCCGGGTGATGGAGACCCGGGCGCAGGCGCAGGTCCGGGCCGGCCGGCGACCGCCGTCGCCGCGGCGGGCCCGCGCCGACGCCGAGCTCGCCGACGCGCTGGCTCGCACCCTGCTGGACAACGGCATGGTCGAGGACGCGCGGGCGGTTCGGCTGCTGCAGGCGCAGGCGCTGCTGGAGGTGGGGGACCTGGCCGGGGCCGAGCAGGCCGCCGGCCTGGCCGCCGAACTGGGCCGGGCGACCACCCGGGTGGGACGGTCCCGGTCGCGAGCCCCGCGGCTGCCGCTGATCGCCACCGAACTGCACACCCGGGTGGTCAACGCCCGGGTCGAGTTCGCCCAGGGCAACCGGTCGGCCGGGCTGTTGCACATCCGGCGCGGGCTGGACGAGCTGGCCGCCTATCAGGCCCGGTTCGGCTCCCAGGACCTGCAGTCGGCGTCGGCCGTGCACGGCCTGGAACTGACCCGGCTGGGCCTGCGCACCGCCCTGCAGACCCGGTCGCCGGCCGCGATCCTGCAGTGGCTGGAACGGTCCCGGGCGGCGAGCACCCGGCTGGCCGCCGTCCGCCCGTCCGCCGACGGGGTGCTGGCTCAGGAGCTGTCCCAGCTGCGGGTGGCCACCTTCCGGGCGCGGCAGGCCCAGCTGGCCGGCGAACCCGACCCGGATCTGGAGAACGAGGTCGACCAGCTACGCCGCCGGGTCCGATCCCGGTCGTGGCTGGTCGGCGGCAGCGGCGCGGTCAACCGGCCGCTGACCCTGGCGGCCGTGCAGCGGCGGCTGGCGACGGCCGGTGGCCATCACGGCGGGCCCGGCGGCGTGAGCATCGTCGCGCCGTTCCGGGGCGCCGGCCGCTTCCACGCCCTGGTGATCACCGCCCGCAGCGCCCGGTACCTGCAGCTCGGACCCGATTTCGGGCTGGAGTCCACCCTCAACCGGATCATCGGCGACCTGAACATCCTGGCCGACCACCGCGTGCTGGCCCCATTGCGCCGGGTCGCCCGGACGTCCCTAGAGTCCGGCCTGAACCGGGTGGCGGAGTACATCGCGGCGCCGGTCGAACCGCTGGTCGACGACGGCCCGGTGATCGTGGCCGCGGCCGGGTCGGCCGCCATCGTGCCCTGGGCGTTGCTGCCCGGGCTGTCCGGCCGGGCCATCTCGGTGAGCCCGTCGGTGACTGCCGCAGTGGCCGGCATGGGCCGCACGGCCGAGGAATTCCGGCACGGGGTGCTCGCCGTCGCCGGACCCGAGGTGCCGCACGGGATCCAGGAGGCCCAGGTGGTCTCCGAGGTGTACTCGTCCTGCCCGTCGGACGGGCCCACCGAGCTGCTCGTCGGCGAGGCGGCGACCGGCCGCGCGGTGCTCGACGCCATCCCGCACGGGGGACTGGTGCACATCGCCGCGCACGGCCACCACGAACCGGACAACCCGCTGTTCTCCGGGGTGCTGCTGGCCGACGGCTTGCTCTACGGCTATGACGTCGCGCCCAATCCGGCGCTGCCGTCCCAGGTGGTGCTCTCCAGCTGCGATGTCGGCCGCACCGACGACCGGCCCGGGGGTGAGCCGCTCGGGCTGGTCGCGGCCCTGCTGCGCAGTGGCGTGAGCACGGTGGTGGCCGGCACCAGCCGCATCTCCGACCGGGTCGCCGCCGCCGTGATGACCGCCTACCACCAGCGCCTGTACAAGGGCGAGAGCCCGGCCATCGCGTTGGCCGGGGCGATCAAGACGGCCGCCGAGACCGAGGACGACCCGGCCCCCTTCACCTGCTTCGGGGCCGGGCTGTAG
- a CDS encoding IS110 family RNA-guided transposase — protein sequence MTKQVEEILDEPHEQIVQRVCAIDVGKDSGTVCVRVPAASGTGRRVSKVWDVPARTRAVLGLAAQLSDQGIEKVTLESTSDYWRIWFYLLEAHGLDVQLVNARDVKNVPGRPKTDKLDSVWLAKLTEKGLLRPSFVPSAQVRQLRDYTRMRADLTGDRTRYWQRLEKLLEDALIKVTSVASRIDTLSVRDMIEALIAGQRDPRVLAGMARGRMRLKHADLVESLTGQFDDHHAELARMLLHQIDTLTDQIDVLTARIEALLARLPAGNTPDPDRPAPDGQTRPGTRANAPADEAAQRRTPPTAADMIKILDQIPGIGPSNAQVIIAEIGLDMSRFPTAGHLVSWTRLCPRTIQSGKRSTTGKTGKGNRYLRAVLGEAAATGGKTQTFLGERYRRLIKRRGKLKTIVAIARSILVIIWHLLANPGTTFHDLGVDFNDQRIDIGRRTRNHVRQLEALGFNVTLTAAA from the coding sequence ATGACCAAACAGGTCGAGGAGATCCTCGACGAACCCCATGAACAGATCGTGCAGCGGGTCTGCGCGATCGACGTGGGCAAGGACTCGGGCACAGTCTGCGTTCGCGTACCAGCCGCGTCCGGGACGGGTCGGCGAGTGAGCAAAGTCTGGGACGTCCCGGCCCGAACCAGAGCGGTCCTGGGCCTGGCCGCACAGCTGTCAGACCAGGGCATCGAGAAGGTGACCCTGGAATCGACCTCGGACTACTGGCGGATCTGGTTCTATCTGCTGGAAGCTCATGGCCTGGACGTGCAGTTGGTCAATGCCCGCGATGTCAAGAACGTCCCCGGTCGCCCCAAAACGGACAAGCTGGACAGTGTGTGGTTGGCCAAGCTCACCGAGAAGGGGCTGTTGCGTCCATCGTTCGTGCCATCAGCGCAGGTCCGGCAGTTGCGCGACTACACCCGGATGCGGGCCGATCTGACCGGCGACCGGACCAGGTACTGGCAACGGCTGGAGAAGCTGCTGGAGGACGCCCTGATCAAGGTCACCTCCGTGGCGAGCAGGATCGACACCCTGTCCGTCCGGGACATGATTGAGGCCCTGATCGCGGGCCAGCGGGACCCGCGGGTTCTGGCCGGCATGGCCCGCGGCCGGATGCGGCTCAAGCACGCCGACCTGGTCGAGTCGCTGACCGGTCAGTTCGACGATCATCACGCCGAGCTGGCCCGGATGCTGCTGCATCAGATCGACACGCTGACCGATCAGATCGACGTCCTGACCGCACGCATCGAGGCACTCCTGGCCAGGTTGCCGGCCGGTAACACCCCCGATCCGGACCGCCCCGCACCGGATGGCCAAACTCGGCCCGGTACGAGGGCGAACGCACCCGCCGACGAGGCGGCCCAGCGCCGGACACCGCCGACGGCCGCAGACATGATCAAGATCCTGGACCAGATACCCGGGATCGGCCCAAGCAACGCACAGGTCATCATCGCCGAGATCGGGCTGGACATGAGCCGGTTCCCGACCGCTGGCCATCTGGTGTCCTGGACCCGGCTGTGCCCCCGCACGATCCAGTCCGGGAAACGATCAACAACCGGTAAGACCGGCAAGGGCAACCGTTACCTGCGCGCCGTGCTCGGTGAAGCGGCCGCGACCGGCGGCAAGACCCAAACCTTCCTGGGAGAACGCTATCGACGCCTGATCAAACGCCGCGGCAAACTCAAAACGATCGTCGCCATCGCCCGATCCATCCTTGTCATCATCTGGCACCTGCTCGCCAACCCCGGCACGACCTTCCACGACCTCGGCGTCGACTTCAACGACCAACGCATCGACATCGGACGCCGAACCCGTAACCACGTCCGGCAACTCGAAGCCCTCGGCTTCAACGTCACCCTGACCGCGGCCGCCTAA